Proteins encoded in a region of the Pieris rapae chromosome 12, ilPieRapa1.1, whole genome shotgun sequence genome:
- the LOC111000412 gene encoding UPF0691 protein C9orf116: MSEEHSSQRQPGFCSATCSDRASLQKEIGKQEVKTSDVFVTCNLPKRFEHPHWFNGYGCQLSKQHPFYRTSASEYGWFPPGYHSVPSVFFPAGQTFTNRLSAAGMYRNYSLNTGMDPAGYR; encoded by the exons ATGAGTGAGGAACATTCATCACAAAGACAGCCAGGATTCTGTTCTGCGACTTGCAGTGATAGAGCGAGTTTGCAGAAGGAGATCGGAAAACAAGAAGTCAAGACCTCGGATGTATTTGTGACCTGCAATTTGCCAAAGAGATTTGAACATCCAC attgGTTCAATGGTTATGGATGTCAATTGAGTAAGCAACATCCATTTTACAGAACTTCGGCAAGTGAATACGGCTGGTTTCCGCCAG GTTACCATTCCGTCCCTTCGGTATTTTTCCCCGCTGGTCAAACGTTCACAAATCGGTTATCCGCAGCTGGCATGTACAGAAATTACAGCCTAAATACTGGCATGGACCCTGCAGGATATcgttaa